A section of the Aythya fuligula isolate bAytFul2 chromosome 9, bAytFul2.pri, whole genome shotgun sequence genome encodes:
- the NCEH1 gene encoding neutral cholesterol ester hydrolase 1, with translation MRAVWVLLPALAALSAYYVYLPLPGTVSDSWKLMLLDATFRAVQQTCHLIHYFRLSHHLIVLNYLICTFDKLKSVSSEHINITDAVFDGVEVRVFEPPGKPDETLKRSVVYIHGGGWALASARTSLYNNLCRIMAESLNAVVVSVEYRLVPEVCFPEQFHDALRATKHFLQPDVLAEYSVDPNRIAISGDSAGGNLAAAVCQQLSKDEHLTIRPKLQALIYPVLQAFDFNTPSYQQNMNMPVLPRYVMINYWIDYFNGNHDLAHSLLINNHTALDVGQALSYRGRLNWTSLLPSSFKKNYKPVVQPTGMAEIIQEIPALLDVRAVPLLAENETLQLQPKTYILTCENDVLRDDGVMYAKRLENAGVEVTLDHFDDCFHGCMIFTIWPTDFSAGIQTRNSYIKWLDENL, from the exons ATGCGGGCcgtgtgggtgctgctgccggCTCTGGCCGCCCTGTCCGCTTACTACGTGTACCTGCCGCTGCCCGGCACCGTGTCGGACTCGTGGAAGCTGATGCTGCTGGACGCCACCTTCCGAGCCGTGCAGCAGACG tgtcaCCTGATTCACTATTTCAGACTCAGCCATCACCTGATAGTTCTGAACTATTTGATTTGTACGTTCGACAAGCTGAAGTCTGTCTCTTCTGAGCACATTAACATAACGGATGCTGTTTTCGACGGTGTGGAAGTCAGAGTGTTTGAACCTCCTGGAAAACCAGATGAAACGCTCAAGCGCAGTGTTGTTTACATCCACGGGGGAGGCTGGGCCTTGGCAAGTGCAA GAACAAGCCTCTATAACAACCTCTGCAGAATCATGGCTGAATCTCTCAATGCTGTGGTTGTTTCTGTTGA aTACAGGCTGGTACCAGAGGTGTGCTTCCCTGAGCAATTCCATGATGCTCTTCGTGCTACAAAGCATTTTTTGCAGCCTGATGTCTTAGCTGAGTATTCAGTTGACCCAAATCGAATCGCAATTTCTGGTGATAGTGCAGGAGGAaatttggctgctgctgtgtgtcaGCAG CTTAGCAAAGATGAGCATTTGACCATCAGACCAAAACTGCAGGCCTTAATTTATCCAGTCCTTCAGGCATTTGACTTCAATACCCCTTCATATCAGCAGAACATGAATATGCCTGTTCTTCCCCGTTACGTCATGATCAACTATTGGATAGACTACTTCAATGGTAATCACGACTTGGCTCACTCACTGCTGATTAACAACCACACTGCTCTTGATGTCGGTCAAGCACTCTCTTACAGAGGACGTCTAAACTGGACATCTCTCCTGCCTTCATCATTCAAAAAGAACTACAAGCCTGTAGTACAACCCACAGGCATGGCTGAAATAATCCAGGAGATACCAGCGCTCCTTGATGTGCGAGCAGTCCCGCTGcttgcagaaaatgaaactttgcAGCTGCAGCCAAAGACTTACATCCTGACTTGTGAGAACGACGTCCTGAGAGATGATGGGGTGATGTATGCCAAGCGGTTAGAGAATGCTGGCGTGGAAGTCACACTCGATCACTTCGATGACTGCTTTCATGGCTGTATGATATTCACGATCTGGCCTACTGATTTCTCTGCGGGAATTCAGACTAGGAACAGCTACATAAAATGGCTGGATGAAAACCTCTGA